The segment ccccccacagacAATGACCTTCACAACCACCCAGGCAACCTTAACATACAGAGGCTGTTAATGACAAAACAGGTCCAAAACTGGTTTAAAACAGGTCCAAAACAGGTCCGACTATTGGCGGATGGAGAGATAGGCTGTGTGGTTAAGCTTCCAAACCTAAGGTCCAGGAgactgggttcgaatctctgtgaagactgggattctgaATTTAAGATTtatagggcgcccctgagtccacccaactctaatgggtacctgacttaagttggggggaaagtaaaggctgttggtcgttgtgctggccacatgacaccctgctcattaaccattggccaaagaaacagatgaacttgaCTTCATcggccctatagatcgcaaggtctgaaagaaagaCTTTACTgataggagcctacttggtAAGATTTCGAGAGAACTTCCATTCCTGGAGGACATCACAACAGTGGAGCTCATCCTAAACggtcactccatatgtccctcagaggaCACTGCGTGACTCTTCCCGTGATGCCCACGTCTCTCCCTCAAAAGTTACggttcagtgcacggaccaaaggtttggaactcactccccattgatctcagacagacaacatgcttcactacattcaataagaacattaagacctatctgttcaaaactttttttttagattggtttgtcattttagctctcgtgtttgtgtttgtaatgttttcacagcgccttgagcctacattatgtttgttaacagcgctctataaattattattattatttattattattgttaatattattacaGAATGCTAAGACGGAATATGACAGGTTTCAAAAGTGCAATTAGTCTTGAGAACGTAGTCTTGCCCTGTACGGAGACAGGAAAATCACGAGgaacactgccagatacctggacCTTGATTCAAGAGATTAATCTCAGCAGGGAGCCTTAGTGCATAATAGGCCTAGAAAAGGTTTTACGGCCCAGTGTTGTGGGCTACTAAGCGGCCCAGTCACACACATAGCACTGTgcattgtaaaatatatttatattgatcTAATACTGAATACTTGAAATATTAGGTAACCAACTTTGAACAACAGTAAAATGTACATAACACTAGTCTCCTCGTTTTGATTCCCTCTAGTTTAACAGTTTATAGCGTGACATTCCAAAACTGACAGCCGGAAGTTGGCTCCAACTGCGTTGACTGAACAGGGCTGAATATCACGTCACATCTGCTGGTCTGCGAATTGAAGTTGAGGCCAAAGCATTGCGGGGACTTGCAGCACAGTGCACAGCAGTCCACAAAGTACTTCACCGGTGTCAGCACGTAACTCTGTGACCCGGTGTAGCATGAATTTGTTACCTCGTCTAGTTTCTTGCTGCAAGACACTGCAACAAACACACAGAGAGAATCAttaagtaattattattattattattatagcttttatatagcgctactttcatggcttaaagcatgctcagagcgctttggtccaatctcatttgtggaccggtgggggggagggggtatctaggagttggttttccgtgctgcctttaggcgctcagtaaacgcaactctgcccgagagTTGTAATGCCCGAGAGTccggtgtcgaacctcgagcccccttctaggtagccaagacaagccaagttcaagcgcacttagcctctcgaccaggcttcccacacatatataaaatatagcaGCAGGTTTCAAATAAACGACATCTACTCAGTAAAGCAAAAaggaaaagttcccctttcagaccacgCGTTCTATAAAGgccgatgatgtaaaggtcatcagtttctgtggggCACGACTGAAGAAtgtctcatgtggccagcacaacgaccaaccgcatttacttttccccaactaatgtcaggtacccattaaagctgggtagaCTTAGGGGTGCGCAAACATATCTAAATACAAAATCTCAGTCTACACCAGGATTAACCTatacacacacctacacaccaacaaatacacacacacctagaaacatacacattatATTTAGCATCCCTTATCGACTCACCGGCTGAtaaaaacttggcataaaaCCCTGAGATTGTGATAAGCTGAGCAGAatttgatgacgtcattgtCTGATTTATTCTTGGAATCGTCTCAAACTGGACGCCCTATACAGTGTCAATAgttaaaaatagtaaatattaaataatcattGCAAATGCCATTTTTAGTCACATTTGAGTTTTAACTGTTTTTTCACAAACTGGATATGACTTTTAGAATATTTAGTTAATAGTAAAAGTCATagcgttttttttgtttttttttgttggagtgttcataagTCTCTATCATAAGATGTCAAATTTAAAGTTTAACcaacaaatattaaattttgattAAACACCATTGATAAGATCAATACATTTAGAGACACCTCAAGTCTGAAGCGTAAGGTGTGGAAATACTATACTGAACactaaagaatcaccctttgtgtcaggattttgtgattttaccatcacaaaagagatacaagacaccgatagcaaagacaaacagacacaaacactctttagttcccctggcaatcaaatcattaaataagaacaatctggtataaactttgtcacatgtaaattatgagtgagtctggtgtgaatgtacactttggtttcttatagttataatgttttttgtttggtgtaatgcacacattgtaagacaaatttccatacggtcaataaagattattattatggtagaaatgaacgagtagtcattctctggcgatgccagggtcgagtttcgctaaagagaaacaaaattcatcgtagtcccattaacagtttccactgaggaattttctggtaatgtggcaggtctgcagcagtaccgccctctgacaggcaacgaagatgttcctaggaatgttaagggccttgaaggtgtctgtgaggttagttgttattatcccctcggttgatataacaatggggtatattgttattttggacaatttccatagacgcttaatctccaagcctaggttcccatattttctttgtttttctatctcagtttttcttaaattatgagacagtggtacggcgatatcgataatggtagcggttttttcttttttatcgatgaacagcagatccgggcgattgaaatctaccgttttgtcggtcagaataggcctatcccagtacagcagatgttcagtagactcgagaacctcttgcggagagtatttataataagggggagtgtccttaccgatcaatttgtacgtcaaagccaagtgctggtgtattaacttagcaacttggttatggcgacctaggtaggctgattctgatagggctggacatcctgccataatgtgttcaatcgactcgcccacatttccacattttcggcatttgtcgacaacattgagtttcaggatatgcttctcgtaattttttgtcctgattactctgtcctgtattgctgtaacaaagccttctgtttcagggtagagatgacctgctttgagccatgttaaggaagcagccttgtcgatgttgtccccatgtaatgaagccggaaattttccgtggagtgttttttcttcccattggcgaatctcatgccctacatcgtccaaaccgatattgacatcagcattgtgtaggttcagaggggttgcatcggagtcgtatttccgtaggaaggaaactaattattattattattattacaaaatagaagagcataatttaattaaatactcgtgacacaaagataaaggcacatttcgtAGTCCTATTGCTGGTACAAATTCGTATAAGTGCCACTTCTTCCCTAATACCATTAGAGTACGGAGCAGGTTAACTAAatcagaaagacataaagataaaggcacatttctcgttccatatgctaggacaaatttgtacaagtgctccttcttccctagtgctattagagcttggaatgggttgcctgagatagccaggaaaaccagtgacttggcagaatttaagtcattggttaatatgcatgactacgcgtaggacgtaatcatcttcttttttgaagtaacgtctgtattatataagataagataagaaaaaacaaaggcTTTTAAGTCACTAACCAAGATAACTAGATTAGCACATGGAtaagctaggatgtaattatcttatattttgaaggaacgtccataatttataagataagataagatataagataagataagatattgggAAAGGAATTTACCTGGCATGATGCTAAGGACGTAGCGTTACACACACAGTACATGTTGACCAGGATTGCTGGGTAGCTTAGTCTGAAATATACAGGTCAGTGGGTCAGAGCCAAATGAATGTTTATCAGTTAGGTGTCACTTCTTTCACACCTCTGTACAATAAGACTTAaaatttatattgaaattaGTTAGCATGGACAAAAGGATTGATTGAAAGAAGAAATAGATTCACTCTTCACTCTTTACTCTTTCATCTTCCCTCTTAACTCTTAACTCTTCCATCTCTACGctttctctcttcctttttCACTCTTCACTCTTTCCTCTTCCCTCTTCCACATTCCCTCTTCACTCTTCACACTTTTCTCTTAACTCTTCCCTCTTCTCTCTTATTCACTCTTAACTCTTCACTCTTCCATATTCCCTCTTCACTCTTCCCTCTTCTCTCTTCCCTCTTCTCTCTTCACTCTTCTCTCTTCACTCTTCTCTCTTCACTCTTCTTTCTTCACTCTTCTCACTTCACTCTTCTCTCTTCACTCTTCTCTCTTCACTCTTCTTTCTTCACTCTTCTCACTTCACTCTCAACTCTTCCCTCTTCCATATTCCCTCTTCTCTCTTCACTCTTCTTTCTTCACTCTTCTCACTTCACTCTTAACTCTTCCCAATTCACTCTTAACTCTACCCTctttcatctttctttcttcactcTTCCTTCTTCCCTCTTCCTTCTTCACTCTTCCTTCTTCACTCTTCCTTCTTCACTCTTCCTTCTTCACTCTTCCTTCTTCACTCTTCGTTCTTCACTCTACCTTCTTCACTCTTCCTTCTTCACTCTTCCTTCTTCACTCTTCCTTCTTCACTCTTCCTTCTTCACTCTTCCTTCTTCACTCTTCCTTCTTCACTCTTCCTTCTTCACTCTTCCTTCTTCACTCTTCCTTCTTCACTCTTCGTTCTTCACTCTTCGTTCTTCACTCTACCTTCTTCACTCTTCCTTCTTCACTCTTCCTTCTTCACTCTTCCTTCTTCACTCTTCCCTCTTCACTCTTCCCTCTTCACTCTTCCTTCTTCACTCTTCCTTCTTCACTCTTGCTTCTTCACTCTTCCTTCTTCACTTTTCCTTCTtcactcttttctctctcttccctcttCACTCTGACCCGATTTGTGATTATGTTATTTGTTGCGATATAAAAGGTAGACATTTCAGACATTGCAGATAAAGTAAACCTCATTTATTACTATGGCCTaatagttaatgagggtgttatCTGACCAACACAACGACAGACCACTATTACTTTACTTCcactacccattagagttggggcgACACGAGTTTCGAACTCACGATACCTAGGTAAGAAGccaagtgctctacccatcggCCACCACGCCCCAACGCCATGCAATAttattttctaaactttgacgcattatgacaccctcgtaagccgtaggccacagaaacagatgacctttacgtccTATGTCCTATtgaccacaaggtttgaaaatggggactttactttttacttgaTGAACTGTGGAGCACATTTTACTGCTCTTGGTTACGAGCAATCCGCAGTCTATAGATAGATTCAACAACTTTGTAACGTAGTCTAAGCCAGCGTATATTGTTTTTATCGTACCCGGTTTTCTCTAGTCACGTGATACACGTAACTCAACTTTAATCTTAGAAATGCTTTATtattgatgggggggggggcggtaacAGGGGACCAGAGATGCAGAGTAAACAAAAGAAGGCGGGGGGGAGGCCATCTTTGTTGCAAGTCTGGAGTTGTTATTTGGATAAAGtgttgtatattttatgtagaaCAAGAAACACAAAGCCTATTTTAATTaactagatcaggggttctcagcctgtggatcgcgacccccttgggggtcgattgacgatttgccaggggtagccaaagaccatcgaaaaagtctaatcttctattgctgtgtgtgtgaacgggggagggggggtctcGCCAGAGTGGTGGATAGTAAAAAaaggtcgccgagcttaaaaggtggAGAACCGCTGAACTAGATGTTTGAGGAGAAGGGATTAGGTATTGTTCACGTTTGTAAAGGTATTGTTCACGTGTGTAAAGGTATTGTTCACGTGTGTAAAGGTATTGTTCACGTCTGTAAAGGTATTGTTCACGTGTGTAAAGGTATTGTTCACGTTTGTAAAGGTATTGTTCCCGTCTGTAAAGGTATTGTTCACGTGTGTAAAGGTATTGTTCACGTGTGTAAAGGTATTGTTCACGTCTGTAAAGGTATTGTTCACGTTTGTAAAGGTATTGTTCACGTCTGTAAAGGTATTGTTCACGTGTGTAAAGGTATTGTTCACGTCTGTAAAGGTATTGTTCACGTCTGTAAAGGTATTATTCACgtttgtaaagataatttttttacgtTTGTAAGGTATTATAATTTTCCAGTTTGTAAAGGTAATTTTCAAGGTTGTaatgttcaatattttttaaaagtaatccCCGTTTTTTTTTCGAGTTGCAAAACATCCCATTGACCAACTTACCCGAATTGTCCTTGGAATAGTACTGCGAGAATACTGTCCACTGGTTCTTCGTGGTAGTCGTCATTGGTaacaaaaaaggtaaaattatcGATCATATCGACCACACCTCCATAGACCTGTCAATCAGGAAACAGTATCAATCAGCAAATAGTATCATTGAACAAATAGTATCAATCAGCAAAtagtatcaattaaaaaatagtatCAATCAGCAAATAGTATCAATCAGGAAAAAGTATCAATCAGCAAATAGTATCAATCAGCAAATAGTATCAATCAGCAAATAGTATTAATCAGCAAATAGTATCAATCAGCAAATAGTATCAATCAACAAATAGTATCAATCAGCAAATAGTATCAATCAACAAATAGCATCAATTATCAAATAGTATCAATCAACAAATAGTATCAATCAACAAATAGTATCAATCAACAAATAGCATCAATTATCAAATAGTATCAATCAACAAATAGTATCAATCAACAAATAGTATCAATCAACAAATAGCATCAATTATCAAATAGTATCAATCAACAAATAGCATCAATTATCAAATAGTATCAATCAACAAATAGTATCAATCAGCAAAtagtatcaattaaaaaatagtatCAATCAGCAAATAGTATCAATCAGGAAAAAGTATCAATCAGCAAATAGTATCAATCAGCAAATAGTATCAATCAGCAAATAGTATTAATCAGCAAATAGTATCAATCAGCAAATAGTATCAATCAACAAATAGTATCAATCAGCTAATAGTATCAATCAACAAATAGCATCAATTATCAAATAGTATCAATCAACAAATAGTATCAATCAACAAATAGTATCAATCAACAAATAGCATCAATTATCAAATAGTATCAATCAACAAATAGTATCAATCAGCAAATAGTATCAATCAACAAATAGTATCACTTTATtatctttaataaaaatgtatatatctcTGTAAAAGTTTGGGTTATAGCTCTCACGCAAACTTACACACGTCTGGTTATTATTTCAACATTCCAACTGACCTATGCATGTATTTCACAAACACATTTTGCAGTGAGGCCACGTAACAGttagactttttaaaagtaGAGTCGACATGATTATCTCACGACAACAACATTCAGAGACATATACATTAAATGTAACTTTCCCGGAAACATGGTCACGTGACTTCACAGAGCTCCAAAAAGCTTCTATGAAAAACTAACAAAGTTTTGGTTTGGTTCAGCCAGTTTCAGGTAGGCTGCATCAGAACAAGCTTATTAATATAATGAGACTCTAGCCTGCAGTGATTGTATAAAGAGAACTTTAACTTACAGTGATTGTAAACAGATTGTATAAAGAGAACTCTAGCCTACAGTGATTATATAAAGAGAACTCTAGCCTACCATGATTATATAAAGAGAACTATAGCCTACAGTGATTATATAAAGAGAACTATAGCATACAGTGATTCTATAAAGAGAACTATAACTTACAATGATTCTACTATGAGAAATATAGCTTACAGTGATTATATAATGAGAACTATAGCCTGCAATGATATTATAAAGAGAACTATAACCTACAGTGATTATATAAAGAGTTTATAACCTACAGTGATTATATAAAGAGATCTATAGCCTGCAATGATTATATAAAGAGAACTATAACCTGCAGTGATTATATAAAGTGAACTATAGCCAACAGTGATTGAAAAAAGAGACCATAACCTACAGTGATTGAATAAATAGACCATAACCTACAGTGTTTACATTAagagaactagaatctataacTTGCATCGAATTGACTTCATCTTACAGTGACTGTACAAGAAAAGTTTCACTTACAGTGACTGTACAAGAAAAGTTTCACTTACAGTGACTGTACCAGAAAAGTTTCACTTACAGTGACTGTACCAGAAAAGTTTCACTTACAGTGACTGTACCAGAAAAGTTTCACTTACAGTGACTGTACCAGAAAAGTTTCACTTACAGTGACTGTACCAGAAAAGTTTCACTTACAGTGACTGTAGACAAAGGAAAAGCTGACGTCATAATCAGCTTCCATCCACAGGTCGGCTTGTAATCACTCTCATTAAAATAGATTTGTCCTTTGGCATTGTTGCTCCAAATATTGTTCGTCGGATGAAACATGTTGGTCAAGGACTGGACAAGTGTCAACAACATCCCAAACAGACACAGAGACCTGGCAaggaaataataacaatataagatgtgttttttttttcccatcatGCATTGGTAATTCAGAATTAAAACAGTTAAAACTACTTGACAACCAGAAAACCCTTAATTAACAATCAAACATCTTTACAACTAAAACATAAGTTTTAGATTAaggtgatacatacatatatatatattaaacattaaTGAATAGCAGaaaccagggaccaagtttttaagagtgGACTATGTTtggtaaaataaaatttctattttcaaaattatgtcAATTAAGCTTTTACGATAATTAGAAACTGTATCCCATTCTGAATAATAATctgtaatttgtttttagaaaaaaatatgaataaatattttaaatatttaaaataaaaacatgactAATGATTGCTTTTGCCTCATTAAATATGCATAGACAGTGTCTAATTTTCAAAACactataactttttaaataattatccgattaaaaaaaaattttcattgaaaaagtagtgaattaaatgctacgaaaataagggactgtttggtccctggtgctgctatccatttatgtatcacatttgtttcagcacctagcttcaacacTATATTTAGATGAAGGCTGTGcgcatcttatcttatgaaatacagacgttacttaaaaaaaaaaaagaatattacgtcctacgcgtgttcctagtcAATATTATCattcatgttaaccaatgacttaaattctgccagtaGCTGGTtctcctggctagctcaggtaacccattccatgctttaatagcactacggaagaaggagtatttgtacaaatttgtcctagcatatgggacgaggaatgtgcctttatctttgtgtctttctgcgTATTTGATTAGACATATTAGAGATATTAGAGATATTAAAGATATTAGACATATTAGAGATATGAAAGATATTAGACATATTAGAGATATTAAAGATATTAGACATATGAAAGATATTAGACATATTAAAGATAGCGAAGtgatgaaagaaaaagaaattcccctttcagaactcgCGATGTATTGGACCGTtaacgtaaaggtcatctgttaacgagggtgtcgtgtggccagcacaatgaccaaccaaatAAAAGTTTTCGAACTATATAAACAGAAGAGTAATTcttataaatagtaaaaatcccctttcagacctagtggtctataggacagatgatgtaaaggtcatctgtttccgtggcctacggttaacaagggtgtcatgtggccagcacaacgaccaaccgcctttacttttccataactaatgtcaggtacacattaggcgctcgaagatcccgaaattaaaaatcacagtcttcaccaggattcgaaccccgatccccggtacggaagccaaacgctttaccgctcagccaccgcgccaccctaattcttataaataaatatagaaaattataaatctaatttttttttcttttagttatccat is part of the Biomphalaria glabrata chromosome 10, xgBioGlab47.1, whole genome shotgun sequence genome and harbors:
- the LOC106065508 gene encoding uncharacterized protein LOC106065508, producing the protein MCSRASLMTLSVYTEINKMTLSLCLFGMLLTLVQSLTNMFHPTNNIWSNNAKGQIYFNESDYKPTCGWKLIMTSAFPLSTVTVYGGVVDMIDNFTFFVTNDDYHEEPVDSILAVLFQGQFGLSYPAILVNMYCVCNATSLASCQGVQFETIPRINQTMTSSNSAQLITISGFYAKFLSAVSCSKKLDEVTNSCYTGSQSYVLTPVKYFVDCCALCCKSPQCFGLNFNSQTSRCDVIFSPVQSTQLEPTSGCQFWNVTL